From the genome of Vicinamibacterales bacterium, one region includes:
- a CDS encoding PQQ-binding-like beta-propeller repeat protein, whose translation MIFVVFVTFVAERAALRVSAQATPAANWTQFRGDSRLSGIAAADLPATLSLKWTYEAGETIESSAAIVDGVVYAGAGSGELLAIDLATGKLRWKYATGNLLGESSPAVAGDLVYIGDLAGVFHAVRVKDGSKAWTFRTGSEIKSSPVPAGAMVLIGSYDTHLYALDAKTGALKWKLKTDGQVHATPAVVDGTIYFGGCDEEFRAVRLADGKVLFSVRLDANTGSSTVIDGTRAYLGTYANDVVAVDLKARKIAWRYQDPDRQFPFNSSPALAGGRVIIGGRDKSVHAIDAATGKAAWKFATRARVDSSPTLAGGRVFVGSSDGRLYALDAKTGAKRWEYEVGDALTASPAIAGGRLVIGAQDGRIYCFG comes from the coding sequence CTTCGTGACCTTTGTGGCGGAGCGCGCGGCGTTGCGCGTCTCGGCGCAGGCCACGCCGGCTGCCAACTGGACGCAGTTTCGCGGGGACTCGCGCCTGAGCGGCATCGCGGCCGCGGATCTGCCGGCGACGCTGTCGCTGAAGTGGACCTACGAGGCGGGGGAAACGATCGAGTCGTCGGCCGCGATCGTCGACGGCGTGGTCTACGCCGGCGCCGGGAGCGGCGAGCTGCTGGCGATCGACCTGGCGACCGGCAAGCTGCGGTGGAAGTACGCGACCGGGAATCTGCTCGGCGAGTCCTCGCCGGCCGTCGCCGGGGACCTTGTTTACATCGGCGACCTCGCCGGCGTCTTCCATGCGGTGCGCGTGAAAGACGGCTCCAAGGCGTGGACGTTCAGGACCGGGAGCGAGATCAAGTCGTCGCCGGTGCCGGCCGGCGCCATGGTGCTGATCGGCTCGTACGACACTCACCTCTACGCGCTCGATGCGAAGACGGGCGCGTTGAAGTGGAAGCTGAAGACGGACGGCCAGGTCCACGCGACGCCGGCGGTCGTCGACGGCACCATCTACTTCGGCGGCTGCGACGAAGAGTTCCGCGCCGTGCGCCTCGCCGACGGCAAGGTGCTGTTCAGCGTGCGGCTCGACGCCAACACCGGCTCCTCCACCGTCATCGACGGCACCCGCGCCTATCTCGGCACGTATGCCAACGATGTGGTTGCGGTGGACCTGAAGGCGCGGAAGATCGCGTGGCGCTATCAGGATCCGGATCGCCAGTTCCCGTTCAACTCGTCGCCGGCGTTGGCCGGCGGCCGCGTGATCATCGGCGGTCGCGACAAGTCGGTGCACGCCATCGACGCCGCGACCGGCAAGGCGGCATGGAAGTTCGCCACCCGGGCCCGCGTGGATTCCTCGCCGACGCTGGCCGGCGGACGCGTGTTCGTCGGATCGAGCGACGGCCGGCTCTACGCCCTGGACGCGAAAACGGGGGCGAAGCGCTGGGAGTACGAGGTCGGCGACGCGCTGACCGCCTCGCCGGCGATCGCCGGCGGCCGTCTCGTGATCGGCGCGCAGGACGGCCGGATTTATTGCTTCGGGTGA